The following are from one region of the Microbacterium sp. BK668 genome:
- a CDS encoding ABC transporter substrate-binding protein — MSVLTRSRTVRVLSGLAIAGASALVLAGCAGGGTGSASSAAPEGPAEDLTLKIGTVLPQTGSLAFLGPPEEAGVSLAVAEVNEAAKGVTVDATFGDSGDADNKAFETTVPKLQSEGVSAMIGAAASGVTKLFLDSNVSSGIITFSPANTSPDFTTWDDNNLYWRTAPSDLLQGEVLANTIAEDGHENIAIIYQNDAYGTGLYGVVKEVFESTGGSVVAEASYNDGDSSFDAQVQTVLASNPDAVVLITFDQFATIAPLLANGGIDPATMYLVDGNLKNWGDQVTVPLEGAKGTLPGPKLDDDFQTRLNDNWTAEGNADLEDYSYAGESYDAVVLLALASLAAGSTDAADIAAKLQEVSGGSGDGEKCTTFAECADIINGGGTADYDGYSGPVTFDENGDPTEATIGIYQYGADNTYSRIN; from the coding sequence ATGAGCGTCTTGACTCGCTCGCGCACCGTGCGAGTCCTCAGCGGACTCGCCATCGCAGGTGCAAGCGCCCTCGTCCTGGCCGGTTGCGCCGGTGGTGGGACGGGTAGCGCATCGTCCGCAGCGCCCGAGGGCCCCGCGGAGGATCTCACCCTGAAGATCGGCACGGTGCTGCCGCAGACCGGCAGCCTGGCCTTCCTCGGCCCGCCCGAGGAGGCCGGCGTCTCGCTCGCCGTCGCCGAGGTCAACGAGGCGGCCAAGGGCGTCACCGTCGACGCCACCTTCGGCGACTCGGGTGACGCCGACAACAAGGCGTTCGAGACCACGGTCCCGAAGCTGCAGAGCGAGGGCGTGTCGGCCATGATCGGCGCCGCGGCGTCGGGTGTGACGAAGCTCTTCCTCGACAGCAACGTCAGCTCCGGCATCATCACGTTCTCGCCGGCCAACACGTCGCCCGACTTCACCACGTGGGACGACAACAACCTCTACTGGCGCACGGCTCCCAGCGACCTGCTCCAGGGCGAGGTCCTGGCCAACACGATCGCGGAAGACGGTCACGAGAACATCGCGATCATCTACCAGAACGACGCGTACGGCACCGGTCTCTACGGCGTCGTCAAGGAGGTCTTCGAGTCGACCGGCGGGTCCGTCGTCGCCGAGGCCTCGTACAACGACGGCGACTCGTCGTTCGACGCGCAGGTGCAGACCGTCCTCGCCTCGAACCCCGACGCCGTCGTGCTGATCACGTTCGACCAGTTCGCGACGATCGCCCCGCTGCTGGCCAACGGCGGCATCGACCCCGCGACGATGTACCTCGTCGACGGCAACCTCAAGAACTGGGGCGACCAGGTTACGGTGCCGCTCGAGGGTGCCAAGGGAACCCTCCCCGGGCCGAAGCTCGACGACGACTTCCAGACGCGTCTCAACGACAACTGGACCGCCGAGGGCAACGCGGATCTCGAGGACTACTCGTACGCGGGCGAGTCGTACGACGCGGTCGTGCTGCTCGCGCTCGCTTCGCTCGCGGCCGGCTCGACCGACGCGGCCGACATCGCCGCGAAGCTGCAGGAGGTCTCCGGCGGCTCGGGCGACGGAGAGAAGTGCACGACGTTCGCCGAGTGCGCCGACATCATCAACGGCGGCGGCACGGCCGACTACGACGGCTACTCGGGCCCGGTCACGTTCGACGAGAACGGCGACCCGACCGAGGCCACCATCGGCATCTACCAGTACGGCGCCGACAACACCTACAGCCGCATCAACTGA
- a CDS encoding heavy-metal-associated domain-containing protein gives MTTNEFQVTGMSCGHCEAAVRKHVAEVPGVEGIEVSAATGRLVVTASSLSDEAVIAAVDEAGYEAVRI, from the coding sequence ATGACGACGAACGAGTTCCAGGTGACCGGCATGAGCTGCGGGCACTGCGAGGCCGCGGTGCGCAAGCATGTGGCCGAGGTCCCCGGCGTCGAGGGCATCGAGGTGAGCGCCGCCACGGGTCGCCTGGTCGTGACCGCGTCGTCCCTGAGCGACGAGGCCGTGATCGCGGCCGTCGACGAGGCCGGGTATGAGGCGGTGCGGATCTGA
- a CDS encoding heavy metal translocating P-type ATPase encodes MSVSHRAAAGGAAATQAIDLEITGMTCASCAARVEKKLNRLDGVEASVNFATEKAHVVAPRGVDPRALVAEVEKTGYGARVPEPVHEHAHHVEPELGSLRRRLLVAIALALPVILLAMIPALQFPGWQWVSLALATPVVTWAGWPFHQAAWTNLRHGAVTMDTLISVGVTAAYLWSLYALFFGGAGMIGMTHGFEWTISPTDAGGNLYLEVAAGVTMFVLAGRYFEVRSKRQAGAALRALLELGAKDVAVLRDDLLTGARTEVRIPVEQLRVGDEFVVRPGEKIATDGTVVSGTSAVDASTVTGESVPVEVVEGDGVIGATVNVGGVLVVRATRVGTDTQLAQMAKLVEQAQSGKAAAQRLADRISAVFVPIVIAIALATLVVWLLLGYPAAAAFGAAVAVLIIACPCALGLATPIALLVGTGRGAQLGILIRGPEVLESTRAVDTVVLDKTGTVTTGRMSLVDVVAAPGVARAEVLRLAGALEHASEHPVARAIAKAAAAETGALPRAESFQNLPGTGVSGIVEGHAVVVGRAALLADWALTLEGPLAEASARFRSEGRTTVVAAWDGEVRGVLAVADRVKPTSAEAIRQLRDLGLAPVLLTGDNETVARRIAAEVGIERVVAEVLPADKVAVVASLQAEGKVVAMVGDGVNDAAALAQSDLGLAMGTGTDAAIEASDLTLVRGDLRSTADAIRLSRATLRTIKVNLFWAFAYNVAAVPLAALGLLNPMIAGAAMAFSSAFVVGNSLLLRRFRSTADGAPAGAVPSDYPRHRADHLVKEER; translated from the coding sequence ATGAGCGTTTCCCACCGCGCAGCCGCGGGCGGTGCCGCCGCGACGCAGGCGATCGATCTCGAGATCACCGGCATGACGTGCGCGTCCTGCGCCGCGCGCGTCGAGAAGAAGCTCAATCGCCTCGACGGGGTCGAGGCATCCGTCAACTTCGCCACCGAGAAGGCGCACGTCGTCGCGCCGCGCGGCGTCGACCCGCGGGCCCTCGTCGCCGAGGTCGAGAAGACCGGATACGGTGCACGGGTGCCCGAGCCGGTCCACGAGCACGCGCACCACGTCGAGCCGGAGCTGGGGTCGCTGCGCCGCCGCCTTCTCGTGGCGATCGCGCTGGCCCTTCCCGTGATCCTCCTCGCGATGATCCCCGCTCTCCAGTTCCCGGGGTGGCAGTGGGTCTCGCTCGCGCTCGCGACCCCGGTCGTCACGTGGGCGGGCTGGCCGTTCCACCAGGCCGCATGGACGAACCTCCGCCACGGCGCCGTCACGATGGACACCCTGATCTCGGTCGGGGTGACGGCGGCCTACCTGTGGTCGCTCTACGCGCTCTTCTTCGGCGGCGCGGGGATGATCGGCATGACGCACGGGTTCGAGTGGACGATCTCGCCGACGGATGCCGGCGGCAACCTGTACCTCGAGGTCGCCGCGGGGGTCACCATGTTCGTGCTGGCCGGCCGCTACTTCGAGGTCCGCTCGAAGCGCCAGGCGGGCGCGGCTCTCCGAGCCCTGCTCGAGCTCGGAGCGAAGGACGTCGCGGTGCTCCGTGACGACCTTCTCACCGGCGCGCGCACCGAGGTGCGGATCCCCGTCGAGCAGCTGCGCGTCGGCGACGAGTTCGTCGTGCGGCCGGGCGAGAAGATCGCCACCGACGGCACCGTCGTGTCGGGGACGTCGGCCGTGGACGCCTCGACCGTGACGGGCGAATCAGTCCCCGTCGAGGTCGTGGAGGGCGACGGCGTCATCGGCGCCACCGTCAACGTCGGCGGAGTCCTCGTCGTGCGCGCGACCCGCGTCGGCACCGACACGCAGCTGGCGCAGATGGCCAAGCTGGTCGAGCAGGCGCAGTCCGGCAAGGCCGCCGCGCAGCGGCTGGCCGATCGCATCTCGGCCGTCTTCGTGCCGATCGTCATCGCCATCGCCCTCGCCACGCTCGTCGTGTGGCTGCTGCTGGGCTACCCGGCCGCCGCCGCCTTCGGCGCCGCCGTCGCGGTTCTCATCATCGCCTGCCCGTGCGCGCTCGGCCTCGCCACGCCCATCGCGCTGCTCGTCGGGACCGGCCGCGGCGCGCAGCTCGGCATCCTGATCCGCGGACCCGAGGTGCTGGAGTCGACCCGCGCCGTCGACACCGTCGTGCTCGACAAGACCGGCACCGTGACCACGGGACGGATGTCGCTCGTCGACGTCGTCGCCGCGCCGGGCGTCGCCCGCGCCGAGGTGCTGCGGCTCGCGGGAGCCCTCGAGCACGCCTCCGAGCACCCCGTGGCCCGGGCGATCGCGAAAGCCGCTGCGGCGGAGACGGGCGCTCTCCCCCGGGCCGAGTCCTTCCAGAACCTCCCCGGCACGGGAGTCTCGGGAATCGTCGAGGGACACGCCGTGGTCGTCGGCCGCGCCGCGCTGCTCGCCGACTGGGCCCTGACCCTCGAGGGACCTCTCGCCGAGGCATCCGCCCGCTTCCGATCCGAGGGCAGGACGACGGTCGTCGCGGCGTGGGACGGTGAGGTGCGCGGCGTCCTCGCGGTCGCCGATCGCGTGAAGCCCACGAGCGCCGAGGCGATCCGGCAGCTGCGCGACCTCGGCCTCGCGCCCGTGCTCCTGACGGGCGACAACGAGACCGTCGCGCGACGCATCGCCGCCGAGGTCGGCATCGAGCGCGTGGTGGCCGAGGTGCTCCCCGCCGACAAGGTCGCCGTCGTCGCGTCGCTCCAGGCCGAGGGCAAGGTCGTCGCGATGGTCGGCGACGGCGTCAACGACGCGGCCGCCCTCGCGCAGTCCGATCTGGGTCTGGCGATGGGGACGGGGACGGATGCCGCGATCGAGGCCTCCGACCTGACCCTCGTGCGCGGAGACCTCCGCAGCACGGCCGACGCGATCCGGCTCTCGCGCGCGACTCTGCGCACGATCAAGGTGAACCTCTTCTGGGCCTTCGCCTACAACGTCGCGGCGGTCCCGCTCGCCGCGCTGGGGCTGCTGAACCCCATGATCGCCGGAGCGGCGATGGCGTTCTCGAGCGCCTTCGTCGTCGGCAACAGCCTGCTGCTGCGCCGGTTCCGCAGCACCGCGGACGGTGCTCCCGCCGGGGCCGTGCCCTCCGACTACCCTCGGCACCGCGCAGACCACCTCGTGAAGGAGGAGCGATGA
- a CDS encoding metal-sensitive transcriptional regulator, with protein MTLAETPAAASIDAPDGHGHHGYITDKDRYLNRMKRIEGQARGIHKMVEEEKYCIDILTQISALTSALEAVAIALLDDHLKHCVLDAAKLGGAEADAKIAEATQAIARLVR; from the coding sequence ATGACCCTCGCAGAAACGCCGGCCGCGGCATCCATCGACGCCCCTGACGGGCACGGCCACCACGGCTACATCACCGACAAGGACAGGTACCTCAACCGCATGAAGCGGATCGAGGGCCAGGCACGGGGCATCCACAAGATGGTCGAGGAGGAGAAGTACTGCATCGACATCCTCACCCAGATCAGCGCGCTCACGAGCGCCCTGGAGGCGGTCGCGATCGCCCTTCTCGACGATCACCTCAAGCACTGCGTGCTGGATGCCGCCAAGCTCGGGGGCGCGGAGGCCGACGCCAAGATCGCCGAGGCGACGCAGGCGATCGCCCGGCTGGTGCGCTGA
- the rarD gene encoding EamA family transporter RarD — protein MPAGAAGQAKGTDAGREHFVGGVYAFFAYLLWGFLPLYFLALAPTGPFEIVAWRIILSLVFCAFLLTVTRTWPKLIAILRNRRLVWWTVLAGALIYVNWQTYLIGTLTGHVVETSLGYFINPIVTVLLGVLVLRERLRIMQWIAIGIAAAAVLVIVIGYGAFPWIALTLAFSFGFYGLVKKQIGPSVDAISGLTLESLWLTPVAVIQLLVIAVTSGLSMGQESAGHTVLLLLAGVVTAVPLLLFAAGARRAPLTLMGMLQFIAPILQFIIGVWLLGEPMSLERWIGFALVWLALILLTADSVIASRRSRAQRVDAGVSDVAELT, from the coding sequence GTGCCCGCCGGCGCGGCCGGGCAGGCGAAGGGCACGGATGCCGGGCGCGAGCACTTCGTCGGCGGAGTCTACGCGTTCTTCGCCTACCTCCTGTGGGGCTTCCTCCCGCTGTATTTCCTCGCGCTCGCGCCCACCGGACCGTTCGAGATCGTCGCGTGGCGCATCATCCTCTCCCTCGTCTTCTGCGCCTTCCTGCTGACCGTCACACGCACGTGGCCGAAGCTGATCGCGATCCTGCGCAATCGGCGCCTGGTGTGGTGGACGGTCCTCGCCGGCGCCCTCATCTACGTGAACTGGCAGACCTACCTCATCGGGACTCTCACCGGCCACGTCGTCGAGACGAGCCTCGGCTACTTCATCAACCCGATCGTGACGGTGCTGCTGGGCGTCCTCGTGCTGCGCGAGCGACTGCGCATCATGCAGTGGATCGCGATCGGCATCGCCGCCGCCGCCGTGCTCGTCATCGTCATCGGGTACGGCGCCTTCCCGTGGATCGCGCTCACGCTCGCCTTCTCGTTCGGCTTCTACGGCCTCGTGAAGAAGCAGATCGGCCCGTCGGTCGACGCGATCAGCGGCTTGACGCTCGAGTCGCTGTGGCTCACGCCGGTCGCCGTCATCCAGCTCCTCGTCATCGCCGTCACGAGCGGGCTGTCCATGGGGCAGGAGTCCGCGGGGCACACCGTCCTGCTCCTGCTCGCGGGGGTCGTGACGGCCGTACCGCTCCTCCTCTTCGCGGCCGGCGCCCGGCGCGCCCCGCTGACGCTCATGGGCATGCTGCAGTTCATCGCTCCGATCCTGCAGTTCATCATCGGCGTGTGGCTGCTGGGCGAGCCGATGTCGCTGGAGCGCTGGATCGGCTTCGCCCTCGTCTGGCTCGCGCTCATCCTGCTGACGGCGGACTCGGTGATCGCCTCCCGCCGCTCACGCGCGCAGCGCGTGGACGCCGGCGTCTCCGACGTCGCCGAGCTCACCTGA
- the groES gene encoding co-chaperone GroES, with the protein MSIKPLEDRIVIRQVEAEQTTSSGLVIPDTAKEKPQEGEVVAVGPGRIDDNGNRIPLDVAVGDRVIYSKYGGTEVKFGGDEFLVLSARDVLAVVVR; encoded by the coding sequence GTGTCCATCAAGCCGCTCGAGGACCGCATCGTCATCCGCCAGGTCGAGGCCGAGCAGACCACCTCCAGCGGTCTGGTCATCCCCGACACCGCGAAGGAGAAGCCCCAGGAGGGCGAGGTCGTGGCTGTGGGCCCGGGCCGCATCGACGACAACGGCAACCGCATCCCGCTCGACGTCGCCGTCGGCGACCGCGTGATCTACAGCAAGTACGGCGGCACCGAGGTCAAGTTCGGCGGCGACGAGTTCCTCGTCCTGTCGGCTCGCGACGTGCTCGCGGTCGTCGTCCGCTGA
- a CDS encoding SAM-dependent methyltransferase, giving the protein MDLPELTALLTPEGLRLLDQLGTIDSADDVARAVSRLRALGHSPDLVSAVVGQARLRTRARGKFGPFADRMLFTRAGLEQATRLAIAGRHAERFRSAGFSSVADLGCGIGGDALGLAALGLKVVAVDADAVTAAIAAYNLAPFGEDVSVRQGRAEDVVAEGDVAAEAYWLDPARRTAGHGETSRTRPEDWSPSLDWVLDLAARHPVGVKLGPGLDRDLLPDDVEAQWVSADGSTIELVIWSGALARPGVRRAALVVRGDTAAELTAATDAPDEPTRPLGEFVHEPDGAVIRARLIGDVARSLEAGMLDEHIAYLTSDAGLTSPFVSSFRVREELPADTKKLAKALRERRIGRLEIKKRGVDVDPAALRKALSLKGEGSATLIVTRVGKRRVALLADRVG; this is encoded by the coding sequence ATGGACCTGCCCGAGCTGACCGCGCTGCTGACCCCGGAGGGGCTGCGGCTGCTCGACCAGCTCGGCACGATCGACTCGGCCGACGACGTCGCCCGCGCCGTGTCGCGACTGCGCGCCCTCGGACACTCCCCCGACCTCGTGTCGGCCGTCGTCGGCCAGGCCCGGCTGCGCACGCGTGCACGGGGGAAGTTCGGCCCGTTCGCCGATCGGATGCTGTTCACCCGCGCGGGTCTCGAGCAGGCGACGAGGCTCGCCATCGCCGGCCGGCACGCCGAGAGGTTCCGCAGCGCGGGATTCTCGTCTGTAGCCGACCTCGGCTGCGGGATCGGCGGCGACGCCCTGGGGCTCGCGGCGCTCGGGCTGAAGGTCGTGGCCGTCGACGCCGACGCAGTGACCGCGGCGATCGCGGCATACAACCTCGCGCCCTTCGGCGAGGACGTCTCCGTGCGGCAAGGGCGTGCCGAGGACGTCGTGGCCGAGGGGGACGTGGCGGCGGAGGCGTACTGGCTGGACCCGGCGCGCCGCACGGCCGGCCACGGCGAGACGTCGCGCACCCGCCCCGAGGACTGGTCTCCGTCGCTCGACTGGGTCCTCGACCTCGCCGCGCGGCATCCCGTCGGCGTCAAGCTCGGTCCCGGTCTCGATCGCGACCTCCTTCCCGACGACGTCGAGGCGCAGTGGGTGAGCGCCGACGGGTCGACGATCGAGCTCGTGATCTGGTCGGGCGCGCTTGCCCGCCCGGGCGTGCGCCGCGCCGCCCTCGTCGTGCGCGGCGACACGGCGGCGGAGCTCACCGCCGCGACGGATGCGCCGGATGAGCCGACCCGCCCCCTCGGCGAGTTCGTGCACGAACCCGACGGCGCCGTGATCCGGGCCCGGCTCATCGGCGACGTCGCGCGGTCGCTCGAAGCCGGGATGCTCGACGAGCACATCGCCTACCTCACCTCCGACGCCGGGCTGACGAGCCCGTTCGTCTCGTCGTTCCGCGTGCGCGAGGAGCTGCCCGCCGACACGAAGAAGCTCGCCAAGGCTCTGCGCGAGCGCCGGATCGGGCGCCTCGAGATCAAGAAGCGGGGAGTGGATGTCGATCCCGCCGCGCTGCGGAAGGCGCTGTCGCTCAAGGGCGAGGGATCGGCGACGCTCATCGTCACCCGCGTCGGCAAGAGGCGCGTCGCGCTCCTCGCCGATCGCGTCGGCTGA
- the tsaD gene encoding tRNA (adenosine(37)-N6)-threonylcarbamoyltransferase complex transferase subunit TsaD: protein MNDLAHAHEPLVLGIETSCDETGIGIVRGRTLLSNTIASSMDEHARYGGVVPEVAARAHLEALQPSIEAALGEAGVTLADIDAVAVTSGPGLAGALMVGVGAAKALAVSLDRPLYAVNHLVGHIAADILDSDAPPLEFPTVALLVSGGHTSLLLVRDLTADVELLGETMDDAAGEAFDKVARVLGLPYPGGPEIDRAAASGNPDAIPFPRGLSRASDMAAHRYDFSFSGLKTAVARWVEQRQTAGEPVPVADVAASFREAVVDVLVTKALAACRDHGVPRLLLGGGVIANRRLRDVALERADAAGVVVRIPPLSLCTDNGAMIAALASELITAGRRPSTLEFGADSTLPVTEIQVAEAPGEVAA, encoded by the coding sequence GTGAACGACCTTGCACACGCTCACGAGCCGCTGGTGCTCGGGATCGAGACGAGCTGCGACGAGACCGGGATCGGCATCGTGCGCGGACGCACGCTCCTCAGCAACACCATCGCGAGCAGCATGGACGAGCACGCACGCTATGGCGGCGTCGTTCCGGAAGTCGCCGCGCGCGCGCACCTCGAGGCGCTGCAGCCCTCGATCGAGGCGGCACTCGGTGAGGCGGGGGTGACGCTCGCCGACATCGACGCCGTGGCCGTGACCTCCGGCCCGGGCCTGGCGGGAGCCCTCATGGTCGGCGTCGGCGCCGCCAAGGCCCTCGCCGTGTCGCTGGACCGGCCGCTCTACGCCGTCAACCACCTCGTCGGTCACATCGCCGCAGACATCCTCGACTCGGACGCGCCGCCGCTGGAGTTCCCCACGGTCGCTCTCCTCGTGAGCGGCGGCCACACGTCGCTCCTCCTCGTCCGCGATCTCACCGCCGACGTCGAGCTGCTCGGGGAGACGATGGACGACGCCGCCGGCGAGGCTTTCGACAAGGTCGCCCGCGTGCTCGGGCTGCCGTATCCGGGCGGTCCCGAGATCGACCGCGCCGCGGCATCCGGGAATCCCGACGCGATCCCGTTCCCCCGCGGTCTCTCCCGTGCGTCCGACATGGCCGCGCACCGCTACGACTTCTCGTTCTCGGGACTCAAGACGGCGGTCGCTCGATGGGTCGAGCAGCGCCAGACGGCAGGCGAGCCGGTGCCCGTCGCCGACGTCGCCGCGAGCTTCCGGGAGGCCGTCGTCGACGTCCTCGTCACGAAGGCGCTCGCCGCGTGCCGAGACCACGGTGTGCCGCGACTGCTCCTCGGCGGGGGCGTCATCGCGAACCGCCGTCTGCGCGACGTCGCGCTGGAGCGGGCGGATGCCGCGGGCGTCGTCGTGCGGATACCGCCGCTCTCGCTCTGCACCGACAACGGCGCCATGATCGCGGCCCTCGCCTCCGAGCTCATCACGGCCGGGCGGCGGCCGTCGACCCTGGAGTTCGGCGCGGACTCGACCCTGCCCGTCACCGAGATCCAGGTCGCCGAGGCGCCCGGAGAGGTGGCCGCGTGA
- the rimI gene encoding ribosomal protein S18-alanine N-acetyltransferase, with amino-acid sequence MSLRPATPDDLRAIMALERASFPTDAWSDAMMRAELASPHSYYLVAEEAGRVIGYAGLRAPEGGTDADIQTIAIAEAARGRGRGRAILEALLAEASARRVQEVFLEVRADNPAAQALYASEGFAEVGRRPRYYQPDDVDAIVMRLDLRGWAFHRAPDPEHSAGSGSDAAPRPDPAARSESGAAWQGGACT; translated from the coding sequence ATGAGCCTGCGCCCCGCGACCCCCGACGACCTCCGCGCCATCATGGCGCTGGAGCGGGCGTCGTTTCCGACGGACGCGTGGTCGGACGCCATGATGCGCGCCGAGCTCGCCTCGCCGCACTCCTACTACCTGGTGGCCGAAGAGGCGGGCCGTGTGATCGGCTACGCGGGCCTGCGCGCCCCCGAGGGCGGAACGGATGCCGACATCCAGACGATCGCGATCGCCGAGGCGGCCCGAGGCCGTGGGCGCGGCCGAGCGATCCTCGAAGCGCTGCTCGCCGAGGCATCCGCCCGGCGCGTGCAGGAGGTCTTCCTCGAGGTGCGCGCCGACAACCCCGCGGCGCAGGCGCTGTACGCATCCGAGGGCTTCGCGGAGGTCGGCCGTCGCCCGCGGTACTACCAGCCCGACGATGTCGACGCCATCGTGATGCGCCTCGACCTGCGGGGATGGGCGTTTCACCGGGCGCCGGATCCGGAGCACAGCGCCGGATCCGGATCGGATGCCGCGCCCCGCCCGGATCCGGCGGCCCGATCCGAATCCGGTGCCGCGTGGCAGGGAGGCGCGTGCACGTGA
- the tsaB gene encoding tRNA (adenosine(37)-N6)-threonylcarbamoyltransferase complex dimerization subunit type 1 TsaB, whose amino-acid sequence MILGIDTSLGTAVAVVEPDGVVRSQAESVDPRGHAEVIGSLVERALAEASAHPSDITYVAAGMGPGPFTGLRVGIAAARAFALGRGVPVVPVVSHDAAALELLLHSALTGGRDDSDDDAFAIVTDARRREFAYTVYQGLDDDGLPVRIGGPALSPRDEIDAVLAAGSILRRDTDRIGAAMLALAAARAVDAGRTIGPADALYLRSPDVTLSAGPKRVTTPAGGAA is encoded by the coding sequence GTGATCCTCGGCATCGACACGTCCCTCGGCACCGCCGTCGCGGTCGTCGAGCCCGACGGCGTCGTCCGATCCCAGGCGGAGAGCGTCGATCCCCGCGGCCACGCCGAGGTCATCGGATCGCTCGTCGAGCGCGCGCTCGCCGAGGCATCCGCTCACCCGTCCGACATCACGTATGTCGCTGCCGGCATGGGTCCGGGGCCCTTCACGGGCCTCCGCGTCGGGATCGCCGCCGCGCGCGCCTTCGCGCTCGGGCGAGGGGTCCCCGTCGTCCCCGTGGTGAGCCACGACGCCGCCGCGCTCGAGCTGCTGCTGCACAGCGCGCTCACCGGCGGACGCGATGACAGCGACGACGACGCGTTCGCGATCGTCACCGACGCGCGCCGTCGGGAGTTCGCCTACACCGTCTACCAGGGCCTCGACGACGACGGGCTCCCCGTGCGGATCGGGGGACCGGCGCTCTCGCCGCGAGACGAGATCGACGCGGTCCTGGCGGCAGGGAGCATCCTCCGCCGCGACACCGACCGGATCGGCGCCGCGATGCTCGCCCTTGCCGCCGCTCGCGCCGTCGACGCCGGTCGCACGATCGGCCCTGCCGACGCCCTCTACCTCCGCTCGCCGGACGTGACGCTGTCGGCGGGCCCGAAGCGCGTCACCACCCCGGCGGGAGGCGCCGCATGA
- the tsaE gene encoding tRNA (adenosine(37)-N6)-threonylcarbamoyltransferase complex ATPase subunit type 1 TsaE: MGTTTDGLESLAGRREIESPASMEELGERIGRMLRPGDLVVLTGPLGAGKTTLTRGIAAGLGVRGPVQSPTFVIARTHPSLVGGAPLVHVDAYRLGSAAELDDLDIDFDSSVVVVEWGRGLVDAVSDSWWDIELEREWGGAGVDSACGTSGRAAAEMDADAPRIVTITRHRA; this comes from the coding sequence ATGGGAACGACGACGGACGGACTCGAGAGCCTCGCGGGGCGACGTGAGATCGAGAGCCCGGCGAGCATGGAGGAGCTGGGCGAGCGGATCGGGCGGATGCTGCGTCCCGGTGACCTCGTCGTGCTGACCGGGCCCCTCGGCGCGGGCAAGACCACGCTTACGCGCGGCATCGCGGCGGGCCTCGGCGTGCGCGGCCCCGTGCAGAGCCCGACCTTCGTCATCGCCCGCACGCACCCCTCGCTCGTGGGCGGTGCACCCCTCGTGCACGTCGACGCCTACCGCCTCGGCTCGGCCGCCGAGCTCGATGATCTCGACATCGACTTCGACAGCTCGGTCGTGGTGGTCGAGTGGGGTCGCGGGCTGGTCGACGCCGTCTCGGACTCCTGGTGGGACATCGAACTCGAGCGCGAGTGGGGCGGCGCCGGCGTGGACTCGGCGTGCGGTACGAGCGGCCGCGCGGCCGCCGAGATGGACGCCGACGCTCCGCGCATCGTCACCATCACCCGCCACCGGGCGTAG